Proteins co-encoded in one Juglans regia cultivar Chandler chromosome 16, Walnut 2.0, whole genome shotgun sequence genomic window:
- the LOC108995510 gene encoding putative clathrin assembly protein At2g01600 isoform X1, whose protein sequence is MGTLQTWRKAYGAFKDTTKVGLAHVNSDYADLDVAIVKATNHVECPPKERHLRKILVATSAIRPRADVAYCVRALSRRLAKTRNWTVALKTLIVFHRLLREGDPTLREELVNFSERGCILQLSNFKDDSSPIAWDCSAWVRTYASFLEERLECFRVLKYDIEAERLPRPSQGQDKQGYSRTRDLDSEDLLEQLPALQQLLYRLLGCRPEGAAVGNYIIQYALALVLKESFKIYCAINDGIINLIDKFFEMPRHEAATAFDVYKRAGQQASSLSDFYTICKGLELARNFQFPVLREPPQSFLTTMEEYIREAPRVVTVPNEPLLQLTYRPEEDSFEETKISSDEPESAASFNAAVPNVEITQTMTPQKNFETGDLLGLDYNTADASTIEDRNALALAIVPSDPGTAPTFDSNVVQAKDFDATGWELALVTTPSSNISSVNERQLAGGLDTLILSSLYDEGAYRAAQQPVYGAPTPNPFEVQDPFALSSSIAPPPAVQMGTMAQHQANPFGPYQPTFQQQPPQHIVMASTNPFGDAAFGAFPVNSVAHPQTSNPFGTTGLI, encoded by the exons ATGGGGACGCTACAGACTTGGAGAAAAGCCTATGGCGCCTTCAAAGACACCACCAAAGTCGGCCTCGCCCATGTCAACAGCGATTACgcg GACTTGGATGTGGCCATAGTCAAAGCTACGAACCACGTGGAGTGCCCACCCAAAGAGAGACACCTCAGGA AGATTTTGGTTGCCACGTCCGCGATTCGACCCCGTGCCGACGTTGCTTACTGCGTTCGTGCACTTTCCCGTCGATTGGCAAAGACGCGTAACTGGACG GTGGCATTGAAAACGCTGATAGTCTTCCATAGACTATTGAGGGAGGGCGATCCTACTTTAAGGGAAGAACTTGTGAATTTTTCAGAGAGAGGGTGCATACTCCAGCTTTCTAATTTCAAGGACGATTCAAGTCCAATTG CTTGGGATTGCTCTGCCTGGGTACGCACTTATGCATCGTTTTTGGAGGAACGACTTGAATGTTTTAGAGTTCTTAAGTATGATATCGAAGCTGAACGTCTACCAAGACCTTCCCAAGGGCAGGACAAG CAGGGCTACAGCAGAACTAGGGATTTGGACAGTGAAGATCTTTTGGAGCAATTACCAGCTTTACAGCAACTGCTTTATCGTCTTCTTGGTTGcagg CCAGAAGGAGCAGCTGTTGGtaattatattatacaatatgcTCTGGCTTTG GTACTGAAAGAGAGTTTTAAAATTTACTGTGCCATTAATGATGGGATTATCAATCTTATTGATAAG TTTTTTGAAATGCCACGACATGAAGCTGCCACAGCCTTTGATGTTTATAAACGAGCTGGCCAGCAG GCATCAAGCCTTTCTGACTTCTACACCATTTGCAAAGGATTGGAACTTGCTAGGAACTTCCAGTTTCCTGTTCTTAGAGAG CCTCCACAATCCTTTCTTACAACCATGGAAGAGTATATAAGAGAGGCACCCCGGGTGGTGACTGTTCCAAATGAGCCATTG CTTCAATTGACATACAGACCAGAAGAAGACTCTTTTGAAGAGACAAAAATATCCAGTGATGAACCTGAGTCAGCTGCTTCATTTAATGCTGCTGTACCTAATGTTGAGATTACCCAGACAATGACTCCTCAAAAAAACTTCGAAACTGGTGATCTACTG GGATTGGATTATAACACTGCTGATGCATCCACAATCGAAGACAGAAATGCTTTGGCCCTAGCCATAGTTCCGTCAGATCCTG GCACTGCCCCAACATTTGACTCTAATGTTGTTCAAGCAAAAGATTTTGATGCCACTGGATGGGAACTTGCTCTGGTCACCACTCCAAGCAGCAACATTTCATCAGTTAATGAGAGGCAATTG GCTGGTGGATTGGACACCCTCATTCTAAGCAGCTTGTATGATGAAGGAGCATATAGAGCTGCGCAACAGCCTGTTTATGGAGCACCAACCCCAAATCCATTCGAGGTACAAGATCCTTTTGCTCTTTCAAGTAGTATTGCTCCACCCCCTGCAGTTCAGATGGGAACGATGGCTCAACATCAGGCCAACCCCTTTGGTCCGTACCAACCTACCTTTCAGCAGCAGCCTCCACAGCACATAGTGATGGCCTCAACTAATCCTTTTGGTGATGCAgcatttggtgcatttcctgtGAATTCTGTTGCTCACCCACAAACTAGTAACCCATTTGGAACCACTGGCCTgatataa
- the LOC108995510 gene encoding putative clathrin assembly protein At2g01600 isoform X2 — translation MGTLQTWRKAYGAFKDTTKVGLAHVNSDYADLDVAIVKATNHVECPPKERHLRKILVATSAIRPRADVAYCVRALSRRLAKTRNWTVALKTLIVFHRLLREGDPTLREELVNFSERGCILQLSNFKDDSSPIAWDCSAWVRTYASFLEERLECFRVLKYDIEAERLPRPSQGQDKGYSRTRDLDSEDLLEQLPALQQLLYRLLGCRPEGAAVGNYIIQYALALVLKESFKIYCAINDGIINLIDKFFEMPRHEAATAFDVYKRAGQQASSLSDFYTICKGLELARNFQFPVLREPPQSFLTTMEEYIREAPRVVTVPNEPLLQLTYRPEEDSFEETKISSDEPESAASFNAAVPNVEITQTMTPQKNFETGDLLGLDYNTADASTIEDRNALALAIVPSDPGTAPTFDSNVVQAKDFDATGWELALVTTPSSNISSVNERQLAGGLDTLILSSLYDEGAYRAAQQPVYGAPTPNPFEVQDPFALSSSIAPPPAVQMGTMAQHQANPFGPYQPTFQQQPPQHIVMASTNPFGDAAFGAFPVNSVAHPQTSNPFGTTGLI, via the exons ATGGGGACGCTACAGACTTGGAGAAAAGCCTATGGCGCCTTCAAAGACACCACCAAAGTCGGCCTCGCCCATGTCAACAGCGATTACgcg GACTTGGATGTGGCCATAGTCAAAGCTACGAACCACGTGGAGTGCCCACCCAAAGAGAGACACCTCAGGA AGATTTTGGTTGCCACGTCCGCGATTCGACCCCGTGCCGACGTTGCTTACTGCGTTCGTGCACTTTCCCGTCGATTGGCAAAGACGCGTAACTGGACG GTGGCATTGAAAACGCTGATAGTCTTCCATAGACTATTGAGGGAGGGCGATCCTACTTTAAGGGAAGAACTTGTGAATTTTTCAGAGAGAGGGTGCATACTCCAGCTTTCTAATTTCAAGGACGATTCAAGTCCAATTG CTTGGGATTGCTCTGCCTGGGTACGCACTTATGCATCGTTTTTGGAGGAACGACTTGAATGTTTTAGAGTTCTTAAGTATGATATCGAAGCTGAACGTCTACCAAGACCTTCCCAAGGGCAGGACAAG GGCTACAGCAGAACTAGGGATTTGGACAGTGAAGATCTTTTGGAGCAATTACCAGCTTTACAGCAACTGCTTTATCGTCTTCTTGGTTGcagg CCAGAAGGAGCAGCTGTTGGtaattatattatacaatatgcTCTGGCTTTG GTACTGAAAGAGAGTTTTAAAATTTACTGTGCCATTAATGATGGGATTATCAATCTTATTGATAAG TTTTTTGAAATGCCACGACATGAAGCTGCCACAGCCTTTGATGTTTATAAACGAGCTGGCCAGCAG GCATCAAGCCTTTCTGACTTCTACACCATTTGCAAAGGATTGGAACTTGCTAGGAACTTCCAGTTTCCTGTTCTTAGAGAG CCTCCACAATCCTTTCTTACAACCATGGAAGAGTATATAAGAGAGGCACCCCGGGTGGTGACTGTTCCAAATGAGCCATTG CTTCAATTGACATACAGACCAGAAGAAGACTCTTTTGAAGAGACAAAAATATCCAGTGATGAACCTGAGTCAGCTGCTTCATTTAATGCTGCTGTACCTAATGTTGAGATTACCCAGACAATGACTCCTCAAAAAAACTTCGAAACTGGTGATCTACTG GGATTGGATTATAACACTGCTGATGCATCCACAATCGAAGACAGAAATGCTTTGGCCCTAGCCATAGTTCCGTCAGATCCTG GCACTGCCCCAACATTTGACTCTAATGTTGTTCAAGCAAAAGATTTTGATGCCACTGGATGGGAACTTGCTCTGGTCACCACTCCAAGCAGCAACATTTCATCAGTTAATGAGAGGCAATTG GCTGGTGGATTGGACACCCTCATTCTAAGCAGCTTGTATGATGAAGGAGCATATAGAGCTGCGCAACAGCCTGTTTATGGAGCACCAACCCCAAATCCATTCGAGGTACAAGATCCTTTTGCTCTTTCAAGTAGTATTGCTCCACCCCCTGCAGTTCAGATGGGAACGATGGCTCAACATCAGGCCAACCCCTTTGGTCCGTACCAACCTACCTTTCAGCAGCAGCCTCCACAGCACATAGTGATGGCCTCAACTAATCCTTTTGGTGATGCAgcatttggtgcatttcctgtGAATTCTGTTGCTCACCCACAAACTAGTAACCCATTTGGAACCACTGGCCTgatataa